CCATCGAGTTCCCGACCGTTTACGCCAGCGGCGTCAACGGATGGGCCTCGAACGACGAGACGACGCGCCCCGACAATGTGCAGGCGCTGTTCGATGCGATCATCAAGCATGTGCCCGCGCCGAAGTTCGATCGCGAAGCCCCGCTTCAGATGCTCATCACGTCGCTGGACTGGTCCGACTATGTCGGCCGCATCGGGATCGGCCGCGTCATGGCCGGCGCGATCAAGACCGGTCAGCAAGTCATGCGCATCGACCGCACGGGCAAGCAGAGCAAGCAGAAAGTCGGTCAGCTTTTCCAGTTCGACGGCCTGGGCCGCAAGCAGGTCGACGAAATTCTGGCGGGCGACATCTGTGCCGTGGTGGGCCTGGAGGAAGTCGACATCGGCGACACGCTCGCGGATGTGAACACGCCGGTCGCCCTGCCGCCGGTCGCCGTCGATGAGCCGACGCTGCACATGACCTTCCGCGTCAACGACTCGCCGTTCGTCGGACAGGAAGGCGAATACGTCACGAGCCGGCAGCTTCGCGAGCGGCTCATGAAGGAGCTTCAGTCCAATGTCGCCCTGCGCGTGACCCCCGGCGCCAACGGCGACGAGTTCGAAGTGTCCGGCCGCGGGATGCTGCATCTGGGCATTCTGCTCGAGAATATGCGGCGCGAGGGCTACGAGCTTTGCGTCGGCAAGCCGAAGGTCATCTTCAAGCAGGTCGACGGCGAACGCTGCGAGCCGTACGAACGGCTGGTCGTCGAGTCGCCCGAACAGTATGTCGGTTCCGTCATGCAGCTCGTCGGCGAACGCCGCGGCGAGATCGTGCACATGGAGCCCAAAGGCGCCTTCACCGACGTCGAATTCAAAATCCCCGCACGCGGACTCATCGGCCTGCGCAACCGCATGCTCACCGCCACGCAGGGCAACGCCATCATGCACCATACGTTCGAGAAGTACGGCCCGTATCTGGGCCCGATGCCCGGACGGCTTCAGGGCGTGATGATCGCCACCGAAACCGGCCCGGTCACCGCCTACGCCCTCGATCAGTTCTCCGACCGCGGCGTCATGTTCGTCACCCCCGGCGACGTCATCTACGAAGGCCAGGTCATCGGCGAGCACAACAAGGATAAGGACATCCCCATCAACGCCGCCCGCAAGAAGGCGCTGACGAATATGCGCAACGCCAACAAGGAAGCGACCGTCACCTTGAAAGCCCCGCGCAAGCTCTCGCTCGAAGCGGCGCTGGAGTACATCGAAGACGACGAACTTGTCGAGCTGACGCCCAAGTCGATCCGCATCCGCAAGCGCGCCTTGAAGGAAGCCGACCGCCGCCGCGACTCCCGCCGCCTCGCTTCCCTTGAGGCGTGAAACCGCGCTGGCGAGGCGTCGCGGATTGCTCCATAATGTCGATCGACATGGTTGCGAAGATTCCCATCGACAACGACGCGATCACCGCCTTCTGTCGCAAGTGGAAGGTGCGCGAGCTGTCGCTCTTCGGCTCCGTGCTCCGCGATGATTTCAAACCCGAAAGCGACGTCGACGTGCTGGTCGTCTTCGAGCCGGAGGCGCCCTGGAGTCTCTGGGACTGGCCGGACATGATGGACGAACTACAGGCGATGTTCGGACATCCCGTTGATCTGGTCGAAAAGGCCGGTCTTCGTAATCCGTTCTTGAGGCATGAGATTCTCAATACGCGGAAGCAGATTTATGTCGCGCCGCAATGATCAAGTCTATCTTTGGGACATGCGCCTCTACGCCGCCCGTGCGCGCGCCTATGTGCAAGGCCGGTCCTTCGACGAGTACCAAGAGAACGAAATGCTGCGCATGGCGGTCGAACGATGCGTGATGACCGTCGGGGAAGCAGCTTTCAAAGTCAGTAAGCAGTTCAAGGATGAACATCCCGACATCCCCTGGGTCAAGATCATTGCACAACGTCATCGTCTCGTGCACGACTACGGAAATATCGCGAACGATCGAATCTGGGAAGTCGCCTCGGTACATGCGGCGGAACTGATCGAATTGCTCGATCAGGTCATCTCGCCCCCTCCACCCGATCTAGAACCGGAATCCGATTAACACCATGTCCACCAAAGTCTGCAAGTTCGGCGGTTCGTCCCTCGCGGATGCGAACCAGATTCTCAAGGTCAAGGCCATCGTCGAGGCGGACCCCGGCCGGCGGTACGTCGTGCCGTCGGCCCCGGGCAAGCGGTCCAAGCATGATCAGAAGATCACCGACCTCTTGTACCTCTGTCATGAACACGCCAGACAGGGCCTGCCCTACGATCAGGTCTTCGATCTGATCGCGGAGCGATACAACGGCATCGTCAAGGATCTGGGGCTCACGCTGGACATGAAGCCGCACCTTGACGAGGTGCGCGCCCGCATCGCCGATGAAGGCCCCGACTACACCGCCAGCCGCGGCGAAGCCCTCAACGGACTCATCATCGCCGAGGTGCTCGGCTATGACTACGTTGATGCCGCCGACATCGTGCACTTCGACGTCAACGGCCGCTTCGACCCGCACACGACGCAGGAGTCCGTGTCGCGCCGGCTCGCCAAACATGACCGCGCGGTCGTGCCCGGTTTCTACGGCTCGCTGCCCGACGGGCGCGTCAAGACGTTCAGCCGCGGCGGGTCCGACATCAGCGGCGCGATCGTCGCGCGCGGCGTCAACGCCAAGGTCTACGAAAACTGGACCGATGTCTCGGGCATGCTCATGGCCGACCCGCGCGTCGTCGACAATCCGCTGCCCATCTCCGTCGTGACCTACAAGGAGCTGCGCGAACTGGCGTACATGGGCGCGACCGTGCTGCACGATGAAGCCATCTTCCCCGTCCGGCAGGCCGGCATTCCCGTCAATATCCGCAACACCAATCAGCCCGAAGACGACGGCACCATGATCGTCCCTTCCGACACGAACCTCCCCGTCACCGGCGCGATCACCGGCATCGCCGGGCGCAAGGACTTCACCATCATCGCCCTCGAAAAGGCCCTGATGAACGCCGAGCTCGGCTACGGGCGACGCCTGCTCGAAGTCCTCGAAGACAGCGAAGTGAGCTTCGAGCACATGCCCTCGGGCATCGACACGATCAGTCTCGTCATCGCCAACAGCCAGCTCGACGGCAAGCTCGACGCCGTGCTCGAGGGCATCCGTCACGCCTGCAAGCCCGATGCGCTGGACGTCACGCCGAACATGGCGCTGATCGCCACCGTCGGCCGAGGCATGGCGCATCACCCCGGCATGGCGGCGAAACTCTTTTCCGCGCTCGCCCAGTCCGGCATCAACATCCGCATGATCGATCAGGGCTCCAGCGAACTGAACATCATCTGCGGCGTCGAGGCCGACGACTTCGAAAACGCCATCCGCGCGATTTACAAGGCCTTCGTCGCGTAAATTTCCCTGTTTTTGCGGCGATTTTCCCGGTACAATGACGCCTATGTCGTCGCGGCTGTCACTTCAATTTCCGACCCGCCCCGCCGCCGTGTTCCTCGCGGCGGCGATGATGCAAGCGTGCATGACCGGCTCGCTGCACGCCGAGTCGAGTCCCGGCGAAACCGCGTACATCGCCACGCCCAAGCCGACATTTGAGCGCATCAAGGCCGACTACGAGTCGCTGGCGCGTAACGTCGAGGCGGCCGAGCGCAAGGTCGACGAAGCGAGTCTCATCGCCAAGCGCGCCAATGCCGACTTCGATCAGTATGTGCGCGCCCGTCCACAGGAGGACAATCCCGTCCTGCGCGACGCGGCCGAGCAGACAAGCAAGGCGGAGCAGACCGTGCGAGCAGCCCGGCAGAAGGCGATCGCCCCGCTGCTCGCCGACCCGGCTCATGTGCAGCGCGTGCGTGAGCTGGAGGCGGCGCGACAGCGAATGGACGAATACAACGAACTGCGCCGCAAGGCGGTCTACGGCGGCGTGTTCACCTCCGATCAACAGCGGGCCGCGCGACAACTCGCCAAGGACATCGCCGAACTCGACCATGTCGTGTACGAGCGCGAGCTGCAACTGGTGGAGGAGGACTCCGCGTACCTGTCGGCACGCAAGGCGCTGACCGCCTCGCGCAAGGAAGTCGCCGACCTGGTCAAAACGACGGTCAATCTCGACAAGGCGGACCCGACGCGCCGCGGGCTGGTGGAGTCGATGAAGAAGGCCAACGCCGACCTCGTCGCCGCCGAGCACGCCCTGACTCAGGCGCGCCAGAAACGTCACGACGGCTGGCTCAAACTCCTCGCCGCCGCGTCGTCGACGCCCTGACGCCGTTTCGTTGGCAACATGCAAAAGGCCGATCAGCGGGCAAGGTCAGGGGGCCATTTTGCCGATATTCCTCACACTCGGGCCGCGCCGCGCGGTGGGACGTCCCATAATGGAATGACGCATCGATGAGTAAAGACTACCGCGTGCTGATCATCGCCGAGCAGGCGAATCCCGAGCAGGTGAGCGTGCCGCTCGAGGGATGGTGCCACTATCAGGCCGTCCGCCGGCGATGCAACGCCCATCTCGTCACGCAGATTCGCAATCGCGAAGCCGTCGAACGCGCCGGCCTGACCGACCCGGCCGACGTGACCTTCATCGACTCCGAAAAAATCGCCCGCCCCATGTACCACCTCGCGCAGAAACTCCGCGGCGGGGCCAACAAGGGATGGACCACCATCACCGCGATGGTCAACGTCTCCTACTACTACTTCGAGCATCTGTTCTGGCAGAAATTCGGCCCGGCGATCCGCGAACACAAGTACGACCTGGTCCATCGCATCACGCCCCTGAGTCCGACCATGGCGAGTCTCATCGCCGCACGTTGCCACCGCGCGGGCGTCCCCTTCGTGATGGGCCCGATGAACGGCGGACTCCCGTGGCCCAGGGAGTTCGACACCGAACGCCGGCGCGAAAAGGAATGGCTCTCCTATATCCGCTCCGCCTACAAACTCCTGCCCGGACATCGCAGCACGCTCCGCAGCGCCAAGGCGATCATCGCCGGGTCCGGCTCCACCCTCTCGCAGTTCGACCAACGCTATCACGACAAGTGCGTCTACATCCCCGAGAACGGCATCGTGCCCGAGCGCTTCCAGTTGTGCGTCGAGCGCGAGCCGGCCCTGCCGCTCCGACTGGCGTTCATCGGCCGCATCGTCCCCTACAAGGGCGCCCACATGGTGCTCGAAGCCGCCGCGCCGCTGATCCGTGACAACAAGATCGTCGTGGACATCATCGGCGACGGTCCCGACAAGCCGCGCCTGGAGCGCATCATCGAAGAACAGAAAATCGCGCACGGCGTCACGCTCGCCGGCTGGGTCCCGCACGCCAAACTGCAGGAACGCCTCGTCCAATCCGATGTGCTTTCGTTCCCGAGCATTCGCGAATTCGGCGGCGCCGTCGTGCTCGAAGCCATGGCCGTCGGACTCGTCCCGCTGATCGTCGACTACGGCGGACCCAGCGAACTGGTCACCGCCTCCACCGGCTTCAAAGTCCCCGTCGGCACGCCCGATCAGATCGTCGCCTCCGTCCGAGCCGTGCTCGAAAAACTCGTCGCCGATCCGCAGCAGCTCGTCGAGATGCGCACGCTCGCCCGCCAGCGCGTGTTCGACAAGTTCACATGGGACGCCAAGGCCGCGATGACGCTCGAAGTCTACCGATGGGCGATCGGCGATCGGAAGGACAAGCCCGACTGGGGTCTGCCGCTGCCCGACGCCGCGCCCGCACCGGCCCCGCAATCCGTCACCGCATCCGCCTGATGAGGAGGCCGATGAGACTCGGCTACTTGATCCCCGAATTCCCGACGCAGACGCACGCCTTCTTCTGGCGCGAACAGAGCGCGCTGCGCGAATTGGGCGTGAACATCACGCTCATCTCCACCCGCCGGCCGGACCGCGACCTCTGTCAGCACGACTTCGCCCAGGAAGCGCATCAACAGACGATCTACTGCGTGCCGATTCCGCCGGTCTCGAGCTTCGGTCGTTTGCTCCTGCATCCGATCCGCACCATGCGCGCCCTCGGCTACGTCGCGGCGCTCCGCGAATCGTCGCTGAAAGAACGCCTCAAGGCGCTGGCGTACATTCCCGTCGCAGCCCACCTTGTCAGCATCGCCCGGGCGCATCAGCTTGATCACATTCATGTCCACTCGTGCGCCAACGCGGCCCACGTCGCCGCCATCGCCCGCCTCCTCGGCTCGCCGCCCTACTCGCTGACGCTGCACGGCGACCTGCCGGTGTACGGGCGCGATCATCAATCCAAAATGACGCGCGCGTCGATCGTCACGGCCGTGACCCGACCGCTCGCCCGCAGCATCGTCGAACAGGTCGGCCTGCCGGAAAGCCGCGTGCCGGTGATCTGGATGGGCGTGGACCCGGACATTTTCACGCCGGTCGAACATCACGACGCCGCACCGGGCAAACTCAACATCATCACCGTCGCCCGACTCAATCACGCCAAGGGCCACGTCCATCTGCTCGCCGCCATCGCCCAGCTCGTCAGCGAAGGCCTGGACCTGCATTACACCATCGTCGGACAGGGCAAGAATCAGTCCGCCATCGAAGAGCGCATCGCCGAGTTGAACCTCGTCGATCGCGTGAAGCTCACCGGCACGCTCAGCGAATCGCAGGTGCGCGATCAGGTGGCGCAGCATGATGTGTTCGCCCTGCCGAGCATCGGGCTCGGCGAGGCGGCGCCGGTGTCGGTCATGGAGGCGATGGCGACCGGACTGCCGGTCGTGTGCTCGATCATCGGCGGGACGCCGGACATGATCACGCATGACGTGGACGGCATTCTGTGCGATCAGGGCGCGGAAGATCAGCTCGCCGCGGCGCTGCGTCGGCTCGCCCAGTCGCCGGACCTCCGCCGCCGCATCGGCAAGGCGGCGCGCGAGCGGGCGGTGCGGCAGTTCGACTACCGCAAGATGGCCGGTGAATTGCTGCGGGAAATCGAGAAGTCCGCGCCGCCGGACGAGGCGTAACCGGCGGGTTCAGACCAGCGGCGGCTCGTGGTCGGAGCCGTCGCGCAGTTCCTCTTCGCTCACCACGCAAAAACCCTTCCGCGCCAGAATCTGCCCCGCCAGCACCGGGTCGTCGCAGTGGATGGCGATCGTCGGCAGACCGTGCGGGCGGACCATCAATGGATACGCGTAGTCGATGTTCAACTCCGCGCCCAAAAGCGAGAGGCAGAGCTTGGTGAGCCGCTGATCTTCGCCGAGTTCGACGACGAGGATCTCCGCTTCGGTGAAAGGGAGCTGCTGATTTTCGAGCAGTTCGCGCGCCCGGTCGGCCCGGGAGGTGACAAGGCGCACGACCGAATGATCCGATGCGTCCATCACGGACAGCGCGACGAGGCGCAGCGGTTGTCCGTCGAAGGTTTCGATCAGCTCGTACATTTTGCCGATGCGGTTATCGAGGAACACGCTGAACTGCGTGCACATCGGCGGGCCGTAGCCCTGCTCGGTCTCGAAGTTGACGGGCGAACCGGGAACCTGCGACATGAGTCACTCCTCAGTCGATTGTAGCCCCGCGATGCGTATGGAAAATGGTCCATGGCACCATGTGCGAATTTCTTCCGTCGGCGGCTAGTGGGAACGAAGGCAAAATGGGCCACGAAGACGCAAAGACGCGAAGGAAGACAGCAAGAAGAAGGGGTCCATCCATACCGTTCCTCCCGTCTTCCTTGCCTTTCTTCGCGTCTTCGCGCCTTCGTGGCCCACACTGTCTTGAAAACGCATTCCAGATACGCAAACAACTTGCACATCGCGCCATTTGCAAATGGAAAATGGAAAATCGATTTTCCATTTTCCATCGTTCATTTTCCGTTTTCCATTGCGGCTCGGACGAACGCGATCGCCTTGTCCGCCGCGTCGTCGACTTTGATCATCTCGGGTTTCTCGGCCGTGCGGGGTTTGAATTCGATTTCGGCGCCTCCGGGGGCGGCGAGGCCCTTGTCGCCGATCGTCAGGCGCAGCGGGATGCCGATCAGGTCCGCGTCCTTGAACTTCACGCCCGGCCGCTCATCGCGATCATCGAGCAACACGTCGATCCCCGCCGCCGTCAGCTTCTCGTACAGCGCATCGACGACATCCTTCGTCTGCCCCTCATAGCGCACCGGCGTGAGGATCACCTGATACGGCGCGATCGCCATCGGCCAGATGATCCCGCCTTCGTCATGCCCCGCTTCCGACTCCAGCGCCGCCGCCAGAATCCGATTCACGCCGATGCCGTAGCAGCCCATGATGACGCTCCGGGTCTGCTGATTCTCGTCAAGCACCGTCAGCCCCAGCGCCTCGGAATACTTGCAGCCGAGTTTGAACACGTGACCGACTTCGATGCCCTGCGACGCCTGCAGGACGCCGCCGTCGTTTTTCGGCGACGGGTCGCCGTGCATGGCGTTGCGGATGTCGGCGACTTTGACTTCGACGCCGGCGGCGACGACTTCGCGCTGCCAGTTGAAGTGTTTGACGTGATGATCGGTTTCGTTGGCGCCGGTGACCCAGAACCCGCCCTGCGCGGCATCGGGGTCGACGACGAGCGTGATGTCATGCCTTCCGACGGCGACGTGCGGGCCGACGAAACCGATGGCGAAACCGGCATCGCGCGCTTCTCGCTCATCGGCGAGCTGGAGGGCTGCCAAGCCGCAAGCGGCTTTGACTTTGGCTTCGTTGAGGTCGTGGTCGCCGCGCACGACGGCGACGATCCATCGGCCGTCGCCCTTGCACACGAGCGTCTTGAGCATGTTCTGCGTCTTGAGTTTCGTGCCGAGGTTCTTCTTGAAAAACGCGCAGACATCTTCGATGCCCGGACAGCCGGGCGTGTGCAGCTTTTCGAGTTCACCGGTCGGCGCGGCGGCGAGGTCCGACTGGCGCGGACCCGTCTCGCACTTTTCCATATTCGCGGCGTAGTTGCCCTTGTCGGAGGCGAGAATCGTGTCTTCACCGGTGGGGGAAGGAACCATGAATTCGTGGCTGGCGTTGCCGCCGATGGGGCCGGCTTCGGCTTCGACTTCGACGAAGGCGACGCCGCAGCGCGTGAAGATGCGGCGGTAGGCGTCGCGCATCGCTTCGTAGGTTTCGCCCAGCGATTCGAGGGACAGATGGAAGCTGTAGGCGTCCTTCATCTGAAACTCGCGCGAGCGCATGACGCCGAAGCGCGGGCGGAACTCATCGCGGAACTTGGTCTGAATCTGATACAGGTTCAGGGGCAGATCGCGGTAGCTTGTGATGGTGCGGCGGACGAGGTCGGTGATGACCTCCTCATGCGTCGGGCCCAGCGCCTGCTCGCGCCCGTGGCGGTCTTCGACGACGAAGAGGTTGTCGCCATAGGCGGCGCGCCGGCCGGTCTTTTCCCAAAGCTCGATCGGCTGAAGCGTCGGCAAAAACACTTCGACCGCCCCCGCCCGGTTCATCTCCTGCCGCACGATCTCGATGGCCTTGTGCAGCGCCCGCCAGCCCAGCGGCAGGTACGAATAACTGCCCGCCGCCACCTGCTGAATCAGCCCCGCACGGAGCATCAACTGATGGGAAGGCACGACCGCCTCGGCGGGGGTCTGACGAAGGGTCGGAATCAGGCAACGGGTCCAACGCATGACGTTCGCTCCAGCTTGAGGGGCCGTATCGTAGACGATTCAGCCCTGAGAATCACGGGGGGATCGGGGATCGGGGATCAGGGATCAGAAATGACAATGTCCGTGCGCCGGTGCAGTTTGATTCGCTTGCCGATCCCCGACCCCCGGCCCCCGATCCCCGACCTGATCCCCGCTCCTTGACTTACCGATAATTC
The nucleotide sequence above comes from Planctomycetota bacterium. Encoded proteins:
- the typA gene encoding translational GTPase TypA; protein product: MSAQDIRNVAIIAHVDHGKTTLVDALLRQSGQFRAGELQGDCILDSNPIEKERGITILSKNCAIRYAAPDGHIYHINIIDTPGHADFGGEVERVLSMADGALLIVDAFEGPMPQTRFVLSKALALGLRPIVVINKMDRAEARPTKVHEEVFDLLVELGADDHAIEFPTVYASGVNGWASNDETTRPDNVQALFDAIIKHVPAPKFDREAPLQMLITSLDWSDYVGRIGIGRVMAGAIKTGQQVMRIDRTGKQSKQKVGQLFQFDGLGRKQVDEILAGDICAVVGLEEVDIGDTLADVNTPVALPPVAVDEPTLHMTFRVNDSPFVGQEGEYVTSRQLRERLMKELQSNVALRVTPGANGDEFEVSGRGMLHLGILLENMRREGYELCVGKPKVIFKQVDGERCEPYERLVVESPEQYVGSVMQLVGERRGEIVHMEPKGAFTDVEFKIPARGLIGLRNRMLTATQGNAIMHHTFEKYGPYLGPMPGRLQGVMIATETGPVTAYALDQFSDRGVMFVTPGDVIYEGQVIGEHNKDKDIPINAARKKALTNMRNANKEATVTLKAPRKLSLEAALEYIEDDELVELTPKSIRIRKRALKEADRRRDSRRLASLEA
- a CDS encoding DNA polymerase subunit beta; protein product: MVAKIPIDNDAITAFCRKWKVRELSLFGSVLRDDFKPESDVDVLVVFEPEAPWSLWDWPDMMDELQAMFGHPVDLVEKAGLRNPFLRHEILNTRKQIYVAPQ
- a CDS encoding DUF86 domain-containing protein codes for the protein MRFSIRGSRFMSRRNDQVYLWDMRLYAARARAYVQGRSFDEYQENEMLRMAVERCVMTVGEAAFKVSKQFKDEHPDIPWVKIIAQRHRLVHDYGNIANDRIWEVASVHAAELIELLDQVISPPPPDLEPESD
- a CDS encoding aspartate kinase, whose product is MSTKVCKFGGSSLADANQILKVKAIVEADPGRRYVVPSAPGKRSKHDQKITDLLYLCHEHARQGLPYDQVFDLIAERYNGIVKDLGLTLDMKPHLDEVRARIADEGPDYTASRGEALNGLIIAEVLGYDYVDAADIVHFDVNGRFDPHTTQESVSRRLAKHDRAVVPGFYGSLPDGRVKTFSRGGSDISGAIVARGVNAKVYENWTDVSGMLMADPRVVDNPLPISVVTYKELRELAYMGATVLHDEAIFPVRQAGIPVNIRNTNQPEDDGTMIVPSDTNLPVTGAITGIAGRKDFTIIALEKALMNAELGYGRRLLEVLEDSEVSFEHMPSGIDTISLVIANSQLDGKLDAVLEGIRHACKPDALDVTPNMALIATVGRGMAHHPGMAAKLFSALAQSGINIRMIDQGSSELNIICGVEADDFENAIRAIYKAFVA
- a CDS encoding glycosyltransferase, yielding MSKDYRVLIIAEQANPEQVSVPLEGWCHYQAVRRRCNAHLVTQIRNREAVERAGLTDPADVTFIDSEKIARPMYHLAQKLRGGANKGWTTITAMVNVSYYYFEHLFWQKFGPAIREHKYDLVHRITPLSPTMASLIAARCHRAGVPFVMGPMNGGLPWPREFDTERRREKEWLSYIRSAYKLLPGHRSTLRSAKAIIAGSGSTLSQFDQRYHDKCVYIPENGIVPERFQLCVEREPALPLRLAFIGRIVPYKGAHMVLEAAAPLIRDNKIVVDIIGDGPDKPRLERIIEEQKIAHGVTLAGWVPHAKLQERLVQSDVLSFPSIREFGGAVVLEAMAVGLVPLIVDYGGPSELVTASTGFKVPVGTPDQIVASVRAVLEKLVADPQQLVEMRTLARQRVFDKFTWDAKAAMTLEVYRWAIGDRKDKPDWGLPLPDAAPAPAPQSVTASA
- a CDS encoding glycosyltransferase; translation: MGRQGRDDARSLPMGDRRSEGQARLGSAAARRRARTGPAIRHRIRLMRRPMRLGYLIPEFPTQTHAFFWREQSALRELGVNITLISTRRPDRDLCQHDFAQEAHQQTIYCVPIPPVSSFGRLLLHPIRTMRALGYVAALRESSLKERLKALAYIPVAAHLVSIARAHQLDHIHVHSCANAAHVAAIARLLGSPPYSLTLHGDLPVYGRDHQSKMTRASIVTAVTRPLARSIVEQVGLPESRVPVIWMGVDPDIFTPVEHHDAAPGKLNIITVARLNHAKGHVHLLAAIAQLVSEGLDLHYTIVGQGKNQSAIEERIAELNLVDRVKLTGTLSESQVRDQVAQHDVFALPSIGLGEAAPVSVMEAMATGLPVVCSIIGGTPDMITHDVDGILCDQGAEDQLAAALRRLAQSPDLRRRIGKAARERAVRQFDYRKMAGELLREIEKSAPPDEA
- a CDS encoding acetolactate synthase; the protein is MSQVPGSPVNFETEQGYGPPMCTQFSVFLDNRIGKMYELIETFDGQPLRLVALSVMDASDHSVVRLVTSRADRARELLENQQLPFTEAEILVVELGEDQRLTKLCLSLLGAELNIDYAYPLMVRPHGLPTIAIHCDDPVLAGQILARKGFCVVSEEELRDGSDHEPPLV
- a CDS encoding proline--tRNA ligase, which encodes MRWTRCLIPTLRQTPAEAVVPSHQLMLRAGLIQQVAAGSYSYLPLGWRALHKAIEIVRQEMNRAGAVEVFLPTLQPIELWEKTGRRAAYGDNLFVVEDRHGREQALGPTHEEVITDLVRRTITSYRDLPLNLYQIQTKFRDEFRPRFGVMRSREFQMKDAYSFHLSLESLGETYEAMRDAYRRIFTRCGVAFVEVEAEAGPIGGNASHEFMVPSPTGEDTILASDKGNYAANMEKCETGPRQSDLAAAPTGELEKLHTPGCPGIEDVCAFFKKNLGTKLKTQNMLKTLVCKGDGRWIVAVVRGDHDLNEAKVKAACGLAALQLADEREARDAGFAIGFVGPHVAVGRHDITLVVDPDAAQGGFWVTGANETDHHVKHFNWQREVVAAGVEVKVADIRNAMHGDPSPKNDGGVLQASQGIEVGHVFKLGCKYSEALGLTVLDENQQTRSVIMGCYGIGVNRILAAALESEAGHDEGGIIWPMAIAPYQVILTPVRYEGQTKDVVDALYEKLTAAGIDVLLDDRDERPGVKFKDADLIGIPLRLTIGDKGLAAPGGAEIEFKPRTAEKPEMIKVDDAADKAIAFVRAAMENGK